TCATGCAACCCAATGGCTTAGCCCTACCCCTGCTGCTCAGCGCACTGTGCCTCACGGCGCCGCTGGCCCAGGCCAACCCCGAGCAGCAACAGTTCGACTACCGCGTGCGCAGCGCCCCGGCCGACGAGCTGCACATGGAAGCGCCCAAGCTGCCGGATCTGTCCGGCTACACCAAGGAGGCCGTGCTGGCGAAGATCCCGCACGGCGCCAAAGGCAAGGTGGTGGTACGGCGCATGCTGCGCCAGGACGCCCTCAAGGACTTCACCGGCGGCAACGAGCGTCTGCGCGAATGGATCAAGCGCCAGCAGGGCATGCCCCAGGCGATCTTCATCGAAGGCGGCCTGGTCACCGCGCAGGATCTGGCCAAGGCCCTGCCCGACAGCCAGTTCGCCGAGCAGGCGCCGGGGGTGTACATCGCCCGCCTGCCCATAGTCGTGGCCGAGGGCGCGGCGCTGCACATCGGCCAGGACACCCGCGAACTGCGCCTGTCACAGGAGCGCGGTGCGTTCCTGATCAACGACGGCCTGATGTTCATTACCGATACCCGCGTCACTGCCTGGCGCGAGGCCGACAACGGCCCGGCCACCTTCCGCGATCCCAAGGAGTTCCGCCCCTTCCTGGTGTCCTGGGGCGGTAGCGAGCTGTACATCGCCAGCAGCGTGATCACCAGCCTGGGTTACGACAACTCCAAGTCCTATGGCGTGTCGATCACCCAGTACACGCCGAACATGCATGCACGCCTGCAACGCCCGGAACCGACCGGCTGGTTGATCGACTCGGAATTCGTCGACCACTGGTACGGCTTCTACTGCTACGAGGCGCAGAACGTGGTGATCAAGGGCAACACCTACCGCGACAACATCGTCTACGGCATCGACCCGCACGACCGCTCGCACGGCCTGATCATCGCCGAGAACGAGGTGTTCGGTACCAAGAAGAAGCACGGCATCATCATCTCGCGCGAGGTCAACGATAGCTGGATCATCAACAACCAGAGCTACGACAACAAGCTCTCGGGCATCGTCATCGACCGTAACAGCGTGCGCAACCTGATCGCCCACAACCGCGTGCACGGCAACCACTCCGACGGCATCACCCTGTACGAGAGCGGCGACAACCTGCTGTGGGGCAATCAGGTGCTGGGCAACCAGCGCCACGGCATACGCATCCGCAACAGCGAGAACATCCGCCTGTACGAGAACGTCGCGGCGCTCAACCAGCTCACCGGCGTCTACGGCCACATCAAGGATCTGTCCGACACCGACCGCAACCTGAAGCTCGACCCGTTCGACACCAAGGTGTCGATGATCATCGTCGGCGGCACCCTGGCCGGTAACGGCTCCAGCCCCATCAACATCGACTCGCCGCTGTCGGTCGAGCTGTACCGCGTGAAGATGCTCGCCCCGAGCAAGAGCACCGGCATCCAGCTGGCCGGCATTCTCGGCGAGAAACAGGACGAAATCCTCGACCTGCTGCTGCGCAAGCGCCAACCCGTGCTGATCGACCCGGTCGGCCCTGCGCAGATGACCAACTGACGAGGCCCAAGCATGAGCGTATCCAAACTCAAGACCCTCGCCCTGGCGGTGACCTGCGCCGCCTACGGCAGCCTGCTGCAGGCCGCCGAACGCCCCGCTCCAGAGTATCAGGTGCAGGACTGCTGCTCGCTGTGCCCGGCCGCGCACGATGCCAGCAACTACACCACCAACTACATGAAGAACTTCGTCACCCTGCTCGACGCCCGCGATGGCTGGCTGTTCCGCAGCGTGGAAGACCTGCGCACCGAGTTCGGCACCAACGAGACCGGCTACCGCTACCTCAAGGAACTGCGCGACGGCCTCAAGCAACGTGGCGTGGAACTGGTGGTGGTCTACCAACCCACGCGCGGCCTGGTCAATCGGGAAAAGCTCGCCCCCGAGGAGTACCAGCGCTTCGATTACGACAAGGCCCTGCGCAACTACCGCCAGACCCTGGCGCGCTTCGAGCAACTGGGCATCTGGGTGCCGGATCTGACGCCGCTGACCGACGAGAAGGACGCCAAGGAGTTCTACTTCCGCCGCGACCAGCACTGGACCCCCTACGGCGCCGAACGCACCGCGCGCCTGGTGGCCGAGACGATCAAGCGCATCCCCGGCTTCAGCGATCTGCCGCAGAAGGAGTTCGTCACCGAGCGCATCGGCCTGATGGGCAAGACCGGCACCATGCAGAATGTCGCCAGCCAGCTCTGCGGCACCGGCTATGCCGTGCAGTACGTCGACCAGTTCCTCACCGAACCCAAGGATGCCAGTGGCGGCGATGCCCTGTTCGGCGACGAAAGCAGCCCGCAGATCGCTCTGATCGGTACCAGCCACAGCGGCAAGAACTACAACTTCGGCGGTTTTCTCGAACAGTACCTGGGCACCGACGTGCTCAACGCCGCCTTCCCCGGCGGCGGCCTGGAAGGGGCGATGCTCGAATACCTGGCCAGCGATGCGTTCCAGAATGACCCGCCGAAAATCATCGTGTGGGAATTCTCACCGCTCTACGACCTGGCCTCGGACAAGACCCACCGCCAGCTCATGGCGGCGCTGAACAATGGCTGCAGCGGCCAGACCGCGTTGCTGAGCAGCGAGAAACGCCTGCGCCCCGGCAGCAACGAGGTGCTGGTCAATGGCCAGAACAAGTTGCTGACCCTGCCCGGCAACCGCCACCAGCTTGACCTGCGTTTCAGCGACACCTCGATCAAGCGCATCGACGCGACCATCTGGTACCTCAATGGCCAGCGCGAACAGCTCAAGCTGGAAAAGCCCAACACCGTCGACACCGACGGGCGTTTCACCTTCGAGCTGCGCGACGGGCCGGGCTGGGGCGAGGAGAACTTCTTCGCCCTGGAACTCCAGAAGCCCGAGGACAGCGCCGACGACGTCAAGGTGCAGGCCAGCCTGTGCCAACGTCCCTCCGGCCCTGCCCAGCAGGTCGCCCACAACGCCACCGAAAGCTGAGGTTCGCCATGCACAGACTCTCGCCACTTGCCCTGCTCAGCGCCCTGCTGCTCAGCAGTGCGGCGCATGCCGCCCTGCAACCACCCGCCGGTTACCGCGCCCCCGTGGAGCAGCGCCAGGGACATGCCGCGCCCTGCTCGGCAGCGCCGCAGCCGTACATCGGCGAGATGCACTTCACCAGCAAGTACGCCGGCTCCGACAGCGCGCGCGCCACGCTCAATGCCCGTGCGGAGAAGAGCTTCCGCCAGCAGACCTCCGACATCACCCGCCTGGAGAAGGAAGCCGGGCGGCTGATCACCGGCTACATGCGCACCGGCCAGCGCGAGCGCCTGGACTGCGCTATCCAGTGGCTGGATCGCTGGGCCAGTGCCGATGCCCTGGAATCCGAGCGTTTCAATCACACCGGCAAGTCGATCCGCAAATGGGCGCTGGGCAGCCTCGCCGGCGCCTGGCTACGCCTGAAGTTCTCCGAGTCGCAGCCGCTGAAGGACTACCCCGAGCAGAGCGAGCGCATCGAGCGCTGGTTCCTCAACCTGGCCGAACACACCGTGCGCGAGTGGAGCGACCTGCCGCTGAAGAAGATCAACAACCACAGCTACTGGGCCGCCTGGTCGGTGATGGCGGTGGCGGTGGTCAGTGACCGGCGCGACCTGTTCGACTGGTCCGTGGAGCAGTTCCGCGTCGCCGCCAACCAGGTGGACGACGAAGGCTTTCTGCCCAACGAGATACGTCGCCGCCAGCGCGCCCTGGCCTACCACAACTACGCCCTGCCACCGCTGGCGATGATCGCCGCCTTCGCCCAGGCCAACGGCGTCGATCTGCGCGGCGAGAACCATGGCGCCCTGCAGCGCCTGGCCGAGCGAGTGCTGGAGGGGGCGCAGAACCCGAAGATCTTCGCCCAGCGCAGCGGCGCCAAGCAGGACATGGGCGAACTGCGCAAGGACTACAAGTACGCCTGGCTGGCACCCTACTGCAGCCTTTACGACTGCGGCCCGCAAGCCCGCGAACTGAACAAGGACATGGGGCCGTTCAACAGCTTCCGCTTAGGTGGCGAGGTGACCCAGGTGTTCGGCAAACCGTAGGAGCCGGCTTGCCGGCGATCTGCCTTGCACAGCGTCGCCGGCAAGCCAGCTCCTACAGGAAGTAGCAAAAACAAGCCCCTCGCAGGCGGGGGGAAAGGGGGGCGCTGCCCCGAGTCTTCACGGAGAAGCAAGGATGGTCTTTTCATCCAACGTCTTTTTGTTCCTGTTCCTGCCGATCTTCCTCGGCCTGTACTACCTGTGCCCGAACCGCGGGCGCAACCTGCTGATCCTGATCGGCAGCTACATCTTCTACGCCTGGTGGCGGGTGGACTTCCTCCTGCTGTTCGCCGCCGTGACGCTGTGGAACTACGTCTTCGGCCTGCGCATCCAGGCCAACGCCGGCACCGAGGCGGCGCGGCGCTGGGTGGTGGCCGGGGTGGTCGGCAACCTGGCCACGCTGGGCTACTTCAAGTACGCCAACTTCGGGGTGGCCAACATCAATGCCGTACTCGAATCCATGGGTTTCGAGCCCTTCGTGCTGACCTCGGTGATCCTGCCAATCGGCATCTCCTTCTACATCTTCCAGTCCATCAGCTACCTGATCGACGTGTACCGCAAGGACACCGAGCCGACCCGCAACCTGATCAACTTCGCTGCCTTCATCGCCCTGTTCCCGCAACTGATCGCCGGCCCCGTGCTGCGCTACAAGGATCTGGCCGACCAGTTCACCGACCGCACCCACAGCCTGGACAAGTTCAGCGAAGGCGCCACACGTTTCATGCAGGGTTTCGTCAAGAAGGTGTTCATCGCCGACAGCCTGGCGCCGCTGGTGGATCACTGCTTCGCCCTGCAGAACCCCAGCACCGGCGATGCCTGGCTGGGCATGATCGCCTACACCGCGCAGCTATATTTCGACTTCTCCGGCTACAGCGACATGGCCATCGGCCTGGGCCTGATGATGGGCTTCCGTTTCATGGAGAACTTCAACCAGCCCTATATCAGCCAGTCGATCACCGAGTTCTGGCGGCGCTGGCACATCAGCCTGTCCACCTGGCTGCGCGATTACCTCTACGTGCCCCTGGGCGGCAACCGTCACGGCACCTTCAACACCTACCGCAACCTGTTCCTGACCATGCTGCTCGGTGGTTTCTGGCACGGCGCGAACTGGACCTTCCTGATCTGGGGCGCCTGGCACGGCACCTGGCTGGCCATCGAGCGCGCCCTGGGAGTGAAGGCCGCACCGACCGTCTTCAACCCGCTGAAATGGGCCTTCACCCTGCTGCTGGTGATGCTTGGCTGGGTGATCTTCCGCGCCGAGAACCTTGAGGTGGCCGGGCGCATGTACGCCGCACTGCTGCCCTTCGGCGACTGGCACCTGAGCGAGCTGACCGTGGCACAGATCAGCAGCCTGCAGATGGTCACCCTGGCCCTGGCCTGGGGGGTGATCGCCGTCAACGGTGCACGCCAGTTCCTCGGCCAACGCCAGGGCACGGCCGAGCAATGGCTGCCCAGCGGCGTCGGGGTGATGAGCCGCGTGCACCACCGCACCCTGGTGCTGCAAGGCGCCCTGCTCCTGCTGTTCTGCGTCTCGCTGCTCAAGCTCTCGGCGCAGAGCTACTCCCCCTTCCTCTACTTCCAGTTCTGAGCGGAGGCCCTGTCATGACACGTTCATTCAAGACCCTTTACGTCGCCCTGTTCCTTCTGGCCTTGCTGCCCACCAGCCTGCTGGCCCTGTCCAGCCTGGCCAGCTACGACATGCCGGCAGACCCCAAGGTGCTCGACGGCGAACTGGCCAGAAGCATCGAGCACCACTACGACGAGGAGTTTCCCCTCAAGCAGTTCGGCATCAACCTCTGGGCCGCCCTGGAGTACCTGGCCTTCGGCGAGGGCCGCGCCGGCCTGGTGATCGGTGAGGACGGCTGGCTGTACTCGGACGAGGAATTCGATGCGGTGGCAGACGGTCAACGCCAGATCCGCGACAACCTGGCGCTGATCCGCGGTGTGCAGCGTCAGCTCGAACAGCGCGACATCCACCTGCTGCTGGCCATCGTCCCGGCCAAGACCCGTCTGTACCCGGAGCACACCGGCAGCCATAGCCCCAGCGCTCTGCAACGCAACCTCTACCCGAGCTTCCATCAGGCCGTGCAGGCTGCCGGCATCGCCGCACCGGATCTACTCGGCCCGCTGCAGGCGGCCAAACGGGACGAACAGGTGTTCCTGCGTACCGACACGCACTGGACACCGGAAGGCGCCGAGGTGGCCGCCCGCACCCTCAGCGAGGTGATCCGCAGCGCCGTACCGCTGCGCGGCGAGCCGCAGCAGTTCGTCACCGAAACCGTGGAAACCCGCGATCACCAGGGCGACCTGACCCGCTTCCTGCCACTGGCGCCGCTGTTCGACAGCCTGATGCCGCGCGCCGACCGTCTGCAGCAGCGCGAAACCCACGCCGCCCAGGCCGGCGGTGGCGATCTGTTCGGCGACAGCGACATACCGGTGGCCCTGGTCGGCACCAGCTACAGCGCCAATCCCTCGTGGAACTTCGTCGGCGCCCTGCGCCAGTACCTCGAGCGCGATGTGGTCAACCACGCCGAGGAAGGCCAGGGCCCGCTGGTGCCGATGCTCAAGTACCTGCAGAGCGATGAACTGAAGAACAACCCGCCGCAGGTGGTGATCTGGGAATTCCCCGAGCGCTACCTGCCGATGGCCGGTGACCTGAACGATTTCGACCCGAACTGGCTCGCCGCCCTCAAGGCAGACGGCGAGCAGCAAAAACTGGCTGCGGCCAATCGCTGATCCATCCCAAGGAGGACTACCCATGAAGACTCAAACCACCCTTCGTCGCTTCACCCTCGGTGCCTGCGCCCTGGCTCTCGGTCTGGGCATGCTCCAGGCTCACGCTGGTGACGCGGCCCTGTACGGGCCGAAAGCGCCCAAGGGCTCGGCCTTCGTCCGCGCCTACAACGCTGGCAATGCCGAGCTGGACGTCAAGGTCGGCGAGGTGCAGCTCAAGCAGGTCGCGCCGCTGGGCTCCAGCGACTTCAAGTTCCTGCCCGCGGGTAGCTACCAGGCTCAGGTCGGCAGCAACGCCCTGCCGGTGAAACTGGAAGCCGCGCACTACTACACCCTGGTCAACCAGACCGGCAGCGCGCCGCGCCTGGTGGAGGAGCCGGCCTTCAGCAACAAGCAGAAGGCCATGCTGCGCGTGCAGAACCTCAGCGACAGCAAGCTCAGCGTGAAGACCGCCGACGGCAAGACGCCGGTGGTCGCCGACGTGGCGCCGAACGGTCGCGGTGAGCGCGAGATCAACCCGGTCAAGGTCGGCCTGGCGCTGTTTGCCGGCGACAAGAAGATCACCGACCTCAAGCCGGTCACCCTCGAGCGCGGCGAAGTGGTCAGCCTGTTCGTCACCGGCGGCCAGGGCAAGTTGTCGCCAGTGTGGGTCAAGCGCCCCATCGACGGTTGAAGCAACAGGTTTCTAGAACAAGGAAAACGGCGGGCACACGCCGCACCGACACGACACGGGCATCCATCTCGCAATGAACGTTAAGGAGAGACACATCATGACCCCCATCATCCTTTCCGGTGGCAGCGGCTCCCGACTCTGGCCTCTTTCGCGCAAGCTGTATCCCAAGCAGTTCCTCGCCCTGACCGGCGAGCAAACCCTGTTCCAGCAGACTCTGCAGCGCCTCGCGTTCGACGGCATGCAGCCGCCGGTACTGGTGGCCAACCAGGAACACCGTTTCATCGTCCAGGAGCAACTGGAGCAGATCGGCCAGCAGGCGCAGTTGCTGCTGCTCGAACCCTTCGGCCGCAACACCGCACCAGCGGTGGCCATGGCCGCCCTGCAACTGCTGGCCGAAGGCCGTGACGAGCTGATGCTGGTACTGCCGGCCGACCACGTGCTGGATGACCAGCAGGCCTTCCGCCAGGCCCTGGCCCTGGCCACCGTGGCCGCCGAGAAAGGTGAAATGGTGCTGTTCGGCGTGCCGGCCAACCGCCCGGAAACCGGCTACGGCTACATCCGCGGCCAGGCCGACGAGGAACTGCCCGAAGGCGTGGCGCGGGTCGCCAGCTTCGTCGAGAAACCCGACGCCCAGCGCGCCACCGAATACGTGAAGAGCGGCGACTACTTCTGGAACAGCGGCATGTTCCTGTTCCGCGCCAGCCGTTTCCTGGAAGAACTCAAGCATCACGACGTGGACATCTACGACACCTGCCTGCTGGCCCTGGAGCGCAGCCAGCGCAAGGACGTCGAGATCGCCATCGACCCGGCCACCTTCGCCTGCTGCCCGGACAACTCCATCGACTACGCGGTGATGGAGAAGACCAGCCGCGCCTGCGTGGTGCCGCTGGCCGCCGGCTGGAACGACGTCGGTAGCTGGTCGTCGATCTGGGAAGTGCACGACAAGGACGACGCTGGCAACGTCACCAAGGGCGACGTGGTGGTCGAGGACAGCCGCAACTGCCTGATCCACGGCAACGGCAAGCTGGTCTCGGTGCTCGGCCTGGACGACATCGTCGTGGTGGAAACCAAGGACGCCATGATGGTGGCGCACAAGGATCGCGTGCAGGACGTCAAGAAGCTGGTGAGCAGGCTCGACAAGCAGGGCCGCAGCGAAACCCAGAACCATTGCGAGGTGTACCGCCCCTGGGGCTCGTACGACTCGGTGGACATGGGCGGGCGCTTCCAGGTCAAGCACATCACCGTCAAACCGGGTGCGCAGCTCTCCTTGCAGATGCACCACCACCGCGCCGAGCACTGGATCGTGGTCTCCGGCACGGCCAAGGTGACCTGCGACGACCGTGAGTTCCTGCTCACCGAGAACCAGTCCTGCTACATCCCGATGACCTCGGTGCACCGCCTGGCCAACCCGGGCAAGATCCCGCTGGAAATCATCGAAGTGCAATCGGGCACCTACCTGGGTGAGGACGACATCGAGCGCCTGGAGGATGTCTATGGGCGCAGCGATGCGCTAGCCGTCGGCGCCGCCCATTGAGCTGTTCGTAGCCCGGATGCAATCCGGGTCGATCCCGGCCCCGGATTGCATCCGGGCTACGCCTCTCCCACCGTTCATGCCCACCTCCGGGCCTGTCACACCCTGCGACAGCCCATGCGGTTACCCTGACCTGACAGCTTGTGTAGGATGAAGGCAGACTTTGCAAAAGGTTGCTCTCATGCTGTTCGGTGCCGTACTCGTCATCACCTGGCTGATCCTGCTGATCCGCTACCCGAGCAAGGCCCTGCCCGTCTCGGCAGCGGCGCTCATCGGCCTGGGCCTGGTGGCGACCTGGGTGATCTGGCAGGAAAGCCGCGAGGCCCGCGATCTCGCCCATCTCGAACTGCGCATCCAGTACGCACCACAACAATGCCCGGCTGACCGACCATTGGCCGTGGAGCTGAAGAACGGCAGCGACGCGGCTCTGCAGGAACTGCATTGGCAAGTGGCCGCCTACCGCCCCGGCACCAGTACCAACCTGGCTCAACGCCTGTACGAATCGCCGCGCTACGACGGCCCTGGCGAGCTGTTACCCGGCGAAACCTGGGAAGACTGCCTGCCCCTACCCGACTTGCGCAGCGGCTACCGCCCGCAAACCCTGGAGTTCCGCGCCGAACGCCTGCAGGGCAGGTTCGTCCGCTGATCCGCGCCGAACGTCTGCCGAGCCGGTCCGAACACTCGCTCCTACCTGCACAGGGGCTAGCCAATGCCGGGCATGCCCGAGGCCTGCCAGCTAAAGTTGAGTCTGCTCTCATTTTTCCCTTTGCGACCCAAGCGGCCTGCTAAGCTGATCGTCCATCACTTTTTCAGGGAGTCTTGCGCATGGCTGATCAACCCAACGTCCTTATCACCGGCTGCTCCAGCGGCATAGGTCGCGCTCTGGCCGATGCCTTCCAGGCGGCCGGCTACGCTGTCTGGGCCACCGCACGCAAGGAGGCGGATTTGGCCAATCTGCAACAGGCCGGCTTCCATGCGCTGCACCTGGACGTCAACGATGCCGAGGCCGCGCAAGCCCTGGCCAAGCGCCTGGAAGGTGAAATCGGCGGCCTCGACGTGCTGATCAACAATGCCGGCTACGGCGCCATGGGGCCGCTGCTCGATGGCGGCGTGGAAGCCATGCGTCAGCAATTCGAGACCAACGTCTTCGCCATCGTCGGCGTGACCCGCGCCTTCTTCCCGCTGCTGCGTCGCAGCCGTGGTCTGGTGGTCAACATCGGCAGCGTCTCGGCAGTACTGGTCACACCATTCGCCGGCGCCTACTGCGCCTCCAAGGCCGCCGTGCATGCCTTGAGCGACGCCCTGCGCATGGAGCTGGCGCCTTTCTCCATCGATGTCATGGAAGTGCAGCCGGGCGCTATCGCCTCCAGCTTCGGCAGCAACGCCACCCAGCAGGCCGAGGCGCTGATCCGCCAGGACTCACCCTGGTGGCCGCTGCGCGAAGGCATCCGCGCCCGCGCCAACGCCTCGCAGGACAAACCTACGCCGGCCAGCGATTTCGCCACGCAGCTTCTGGCCGCCGTGCAGCGTGACAAACGCCCGCGCCTGCTACGCCTGGGCAATGGCAGCCGTGCCCTGCCGCTGACCGCCACCCTGGTGCCCAAGGCACTGCTGGAACGGATACTGCGCAAACGCTTCGGCCTGGCTCGCGCGCTATGACCCCCGCGGTGCAGGTGCGCCATTACGCCCTGGCCGGGGTGATCGCGGCCGTGCTGCTGAACCTGCTGCTGCGCACCTTCGTGCGTCTGGGCGGGGTGTTCACCACCCTGCTGATCGCCGCCGCCATCGCCACTGGCCTGGCCCTGGTGTTCCACTGGCGCCAGGGCCGCGCGCCGAGCGCTGCCGAACGCTGGCGCTTGACCCTGCTCTACGGCGGCATGCTGGGTTTGCTCTATCTGGGTCTGCTGGGCATGATGGCCCTGCAGGACACGCCCAGCCCCATGGGCCTGCTTCTGTTCAGCCTGCATTACCTGTGCTACCCGCTGCTGGCCTGGCTGGCGTTCTCGCCACGTTACGGCCGCTGACTCCTGGTCAGGACGACACTCATGCTGCACACCCTTGCCGTTGCCAACTACCGCTCGATCAACAACCTGATCCTGCCGCTGGGCCGGCTCAACCTGATCACCGGCGCCAACGGCAGCGGCAAGTCCAACCTCTATCGCGCCCTGCGTCTGCTGGCGGAAACCGCCCAGGGCGGCGTGGTCAACGCCCTGGCCCGCGAAGGCGGGCTGGAGTCGAGTTTCTGGGCCGGGCCGGAGAAGATTTCCCGACGCATGCTCAAGGGCGAGGTACCCGTGCAGGGCGGCCCGCGGCAGAACGTGATGCGCCTGCGCCTGGGTTTTGCCGGTGAGGATTTCGGCTATGCCATCGCGCTGGGTCTGCCCGAGCCGAGCAACTCGGCCTTCTCCCTCGACCCGGAGATCAAGCGCGAGTGCATCTGGGCCGGCGCCAACTACCGCCCCGCCTCGCTGCTGGTGGATCGGGGCGGGCCTCTGGTGCGCATGCGCGAAGGACGCAGTTGGCAGGTACTGGCCCAGCACGTGCCGAACTACGACAGCCTGTTCGACCAGATCGGCAACGACCCCAATTGCCCGGAAGTCTTCCAGCTACGGGAAACCATTCGCCGCTGGCGCTTCTACGATCACTTTCGCAGCGACGCCGAGGCACCCGCGCGCCAGCCGCAACTGGGCACGCGCACGCCAGTGTTGCACCACGATGGCCGCGACCTGGCCGCCGCGCTGCAGACCATCCGCGAAATAGGCGACCGCGCCGCGCTGGACGCCGCCATCGACGACGCCTTTCCTGGCAGCCGTCTGCACATCGATTTCCAGGCCGGTGGGCGCTTCGCCGTCGAGCTGCGCCAGGAAGGTCTGCTACGCCCCTTGAGCGCCGCCGAGCTGTCCGACGGCACCCTGCGCTATCTGCTGCTGATCGCCGCCCTGCTAACACCCAGGCCACCGTCGCTGATGGTGCTCAACGAACCCGAAACCAGCCTGCACCCGGATCTGCTACCGGCGCTCGGGCGCCTGATCATCGCCGCCTCGCACCACACGCAGGTGTGGGTGGTATCTCACGCCAGCCGCCTGATCGCCACGCTGAAAGAAAGCCCCGCCTGCAACACCCTGGAGCTGGACAAGCAACTCGGTCAGACCTGCATCCGCGGCCAGGGCATGCTGGATGAGCCGGTCTGGCGCTGGCCGGACTAGCAGGCCGTTGAAAGCCACCTAGGTTGCCATTGCTGCGTTAAAAACAGGTTCTTGGCATTTTCAGGGGGAATGCTTGGTTGATACCGGACTGGCAATAAGGTGTTGGTTGTTCTTGTGTCTGTTCCGGCTTGCCGCGTTTTTGTTGATGTTTCTGGTTTCGCCCTCCCGGGCGAGTCACTTTTGACGGGCAAAAGTAACCAAAACCCTCCGCCCGGTCATCCGGCCCTGGCTTCGCCAGGGTTCGCTCACTCCATCGCCGCTCCAGAGGCCCGCCACGGTGGGCCATCCATGGCCCATCGTGGCTCTCGCGACATCCATGTAGCTCGACCTCTTCCACGACGACTCCGTTCGCCCTCCTGGGCGGGCTCTGCAGGCGCCTGAACCCGAGGTAACCCAGAATTAGCACGGAGTTTTGAGTACAGGGTCAGCCTTAGGGCTGACCTGAATGCCGGCTGCAAGCCGGCAAGCCGTTCAATACATGAAACTGCGCGAATGAAACTATTGGTTTAATTCGACAGCCACGTCGTGCTTCCACTGCTACCAGAACACGCCGCGCATGCTCGGAACAACTGTACGTTCAGGCGCGCTAACTCCCCCTTCAGGAGGCCGAACGTAGGCATTGCGCAGGGGGCGAGCGGCATGGATGCCGCGAGAGGCTTAAAGGGCCAGGGATGGCCCTTGTAAGCCGACCCCGGAGCGATGCCGGAGTGAGGGAAGTCGAGCGAAGCGAGACCCGGATGGCGGGGGTGCGTTTCTTTTGCTTACTTTTCTTTGCGCAGTTCAAAGAAAAGTGAGTCGCCCGAGGGGGCGAAACCCGGAATATCTGGACACACCCAAGGCGGCGTCCAGAAGACCAACACAGACCAACAAGACAACACACAAACTTGCCAGTCCGGTATCAAGCAAACGATCCCACGCAAAATAAAAATAGGCTCGTGTGCGAGCCCAAGCTAGGCGCCCCCGTCAAAA
The genomic region above belongs to Pseudomonas sp. GOM7 and contains:
- the algG gene encoding mannuronan 5-epimerase AlgG; translated protein: MQPNGLALPLLLSALCLTAPLAQANPEQQQFDYRVRSAPADELHMEAPKLPDLSGYTKEAVLAKIPHGAKGKVVVRRMLRQDALKDFTGGNERLREWIKRQQGMPQAIFIEGGLVTAQDLAKALPDSQFAEQAPGVYIARLPIVVAEGAALHIGQDTRELRLSQERGAFLINDGLMFITDTRVTAWREADNGPATFRDPKEFRPFLVSWGGSELYIASSVITSLGYDNSKSYGVSITQYTPNMHARLQRPEPTGWLIDSEFVDHWYGFYCYEAQNVVIKGNTYRDNIVYGIDPHDRSHGLIIAENEVFGTKKKHGIIISREVNDSWIINNQSYDNKLSGIVIDRNSVRNLIAHNRVHGNHSDGITLYESGDNLLWGNQVLGNQRHGIRIRNSENIRLYENVAALNQLTGVYGHIKDLSDTDRNLKLDPFDTKVSMIIVGGTLAGNGSSPINIDSPLSVELYRVKMLAPSKSTGIQLAGILGEKQDEILDLLLRKRQPVLIDPVGPAQMTN
- a CDS encoding alginate O-acetyltransferase, producing the protein MSVSKLKTLALAVTCAAYGSLLQAAERPAPEYQVQDCCSLCPAAHDASNYTTNYMKNFVTLLDARDGWLFRSVEDLRTEFGTNETGYRYLKELRDGLKQRGVELVVVYQPTRGLVNREKLAPEEYQRFDYDKALRNYRQTLARFEQLGIWVPDLTPLTDEKDAKEFYFRRDQHWTPYGAERTARLVAETIKRIPGFSDLPQKEFVTERIGLMGKTGTMQNVASQLCGTGYAVQYVDQFLTEPKDASGGDALFGDESSPQIALIGTSHSGKNYNFGGFLEQYLGTDVLNAAFPGGGLEGAMLEYLASDAFQNDPPKIIVWEFSPLYDLASDKTHRQLMAALNNGCSGQTALLSSEKRLRPGSNEVLVNGQNKLLTLPGNRHQLDLRFSDTSIKRIDATIWYLNGQREQLKLEKPNTVDTDGRFTFELRDGPGWGEENFFALELQKPEDSADDVKVQASLCQRPSGPAQQVAHNATES
- a CDS encoding mannuronate-specific alginate lyase; protein product: MHRLSPLALLSALLLSSAAHAALQPPAGYRAPVEQRQGHAAPCSAAPQPYIGEMHFTSKYAGSDSARATLNARAEKSFRQQTSDITRLEKEAGRLITGYMRTGQRERLDCAIQWLDRWASADALESERFNHTGKSIRKWALGSLAGAWLRLKFSESQPLKDYPEQSERIERWFLNLAEHTVREWSDLPLKKINNHSYWAAWSVMAVAVVSDRRDLFDWSVEQFRVAANQVDDEGFLPNEIRRRQRALAYHNYALPPLAMIAAFAQANGVDLRGENHGALQRLAERVLEGAQNPKIFAQRSGAKQDMGELRKDYKYAWLAPYCSLYDCGPQARELNKDMGPFNSFRLGGEVTQVFGKP
- a CDS encoding MBOAT family O-acyltransferase, whose translation is MVFSSNVFLFLFLPIFLGLYYLCPNRGRNLLILIGSYIFYAWWRVDFLLLFAAVTLWNYVFGLRIQANAGTEAARRWVVAGVVGNLATLGYFKYANFGVANINAVLESMGFEPFVLTSVILPIGISFYIFQSISYLIDVYRKDTEPTRNLINFAAFIALFPQLIAGPVLRYKDLADQFTDRTHSLDKFSEGATRFMQGFVKKVFIADSLAPLVDHCFALQNPSTGDAWLGMIAYTAQLYFDFSGYSDMAIGLGLMMGFRFMENFNQPYISQSITEFWRRWHISLSTWLRDYLYVPLGGNRHGTFNTYRNLFLTMLLGGFWHGANWTFLIWGAWHGTWLAIERALGVKAAPTVFNPLKWAFTLLLVMLGWVIFRAENLEVAGRMYAALLPFGDWHLSELTVAQISSLQMVTLALAWGVIAVNGARQFLGQRQGTAEQWLPSGVGVMSRVHHRTLVLQGALLLLFCVSLLKLSAQSYSPFLYFQF
- a CDS encoding alginate O-acetyltransferase, with amino-acid sequence MTRSFKTLYVALFLLALLPTSLLALSSLASYDMPADPKVLDGELARSIEHHYDEEFPLKQFGINLWAALEYLAFGEGRAGLVIGEDGWLYSDEEFDAVADGQRQIRDNLALIRGVQRQLEQRDIHLLLAIVPAKTRLYPEHTGSHSPSALQRNLYPSFHQAVQAAGIAAPDLLGPLQAAKRDEQVFLRTDTHWTPEGAEVAARTLSEVIRSAVPLRGEPQQFVTETVETRDHQGDLTRFLPLAPLFDSLMPRADRLQQRETHAAQAGGGDLFGDSDIPVALVGTSYSANPSWNFVGALRQYLERDVVNHAEEGQGPLVPMLKYLQSDELKNNPPQVVIWEFPERYLPMAGDLNDFDPNWLAALKADGEQQKLAAANR
- a CDS encoding alginate O-acetyltransferase AlgF, with translation MKTQTTLRRFTLGACALALGLGMLQAHAGDAALYGPKAPKGSAFVRAYNAGNAELDVKVGEVQLKQVAPLGSSDFKFLPAGSYQAQVGSNALPVKLEAAHYYTLVNQTGSAPRLVEEPAFSNKQKAMLRVQNLSDSKLSVKTADGKTPVVADVAPNGRGEREINPVKVGLALFAGDKKITDLKPVTLERGEVVSLFVTGGQGKLSPVWVKRPIDG